From Gavia stellata isolate bGavSte3 chromosome 27, bGavSte3.hap2, whole genome shotgun sequence, one genomic window encodes:
- the LOC132319315 gene encoding chymotrypsin-C-like produces the protein MLGAVCLAVLLGYAYGCGQPAVPPLLGTRVVGGEDAQPHSWPWQISLQYTRSGAWHHTCGGTLIAPNWVLTAAHCISSSLTYRVVLGKQVLSEEDEPGSVAVGVEKIIVHEKWNSFFIINDIALIKLVQEVEENENIQAACLPPAGLTLENNYPCYITGWGRLWTSGPLADVLQQALLPVVDHEICSQRDWWGSTVRTTMVCAGGDGVVSGCNGDSGGPLNCQREGLWEVDGIVSFGSGLGCNTAKKPTVFTRVSAYIDWINEVGAPASPPVEGLSPLSPCPPSRGSHRDPPRVLSLAENERKLRTRHAVQRLSSAIKTKVLCCPHVSRWFFGKGTCWGQGLSAAMPRFGPCAPEGPLSRAAGLARVPGRAEWAAIPQAAPVAGRGIGSHAHGV, from the exons CTTACGGATGCGGTCAGCCGGCCGTGCCACCGCTGCTGGGCACCCGCGTGGTGGGCGGCGAAGatgcccagccccacagctggcCGTGGCAG ATCTCGCTGCAGTACACCCGCTCTGGGGCTTGGCACCACACATGCGGCGGGACCCTCATTGCCCCCAACTGGGTGCTGACAGCCGCCCACTGCatcag CTCTAGCCTGACGTACCGCGTAGTGCTGGGCAAGCAGGTCCTGTCGGAGGAGGATGAGCCGGGCTCGGTGGCCGTGGGCGTGGAGAAGATCATCGTGCACGAGAAGTGGAACTCCTTCTTCATCAT CAATGACATTGCCCTGATCAAGCTGGTGCAGGAGGTGGAAGAGAACGAGAACATccaggctgcctgcctgccgccCGCTGGCCTGACGCTGGAGAACAACTACCCCTGCTACATCACCGGCTGGGGACGCCTCTGGA CGAGCGGGCCCCTGGCCGACGTCCTGCAACAGGCACTGCTGCCCGTGGTGGACCACGAGATCTGCTCCCAGAGGGACTGGTGGGGCAGCACCGTGCGCACCACCATGGTGTGCGCTGGCGGTGACGGCGTCGTCTCCGGCTGCAAT GGGGATTCGGGCGGTCCCCTGAACTGCCAGCGCGAGGGGCTCTGGGAGGTAGACGGCATCGTCAGCTTCggctctgggctgggctgcaaCACGGCCAAGAAGCCAACGGTCTTCACGCGGGTGTCCGCCTACATCGACTGGATCAACGAGGTGGGtgcccctgcctctccccccgTGGAGGGGCTGAGCCCGCTGTCCCCTTGCCCACCCAGCCGAGGGTCTCACCGCGACCCCCCCCGTGTCTTGTCATTGGCAGAAAATGAGCGCAAACTGAGGACGCGGCACGCGGTGCAACGACTCTCGAGTGCGATAAAGACAAAAGTGCTGTGCTGTCCTCATGTCTCCCGCTGGTTCTTTGGCAAGGGCAcgtgctggggccaggggctgtcTGCAGCGATGCCGAGGTTTGGCCCGTGTGCTCCTGAGGGTCCCCTGAGTCGTGCAGCGGGGCTGGCCAGGGTCCCGGGGAGGGCGGAGTGGGCAGCCATCCCGCAAGCCGCCCCTGTTGCGGGGAGGGGGATTGGGAGCCATGCCCATGGTGTGTAG